A stretch of the Rosa rugosa chromosome 5, drRosRugo1.1, whole genome shotgun sequence genome encodes the following:
- the LOC133707841 gene encoding glycine-rich cell wall structural protein, protein MVRSRKSLALFSLLCIQVLAVSVVARNVVSVRNDEEEKNLGTGFGSGAGGGAGGGGGGGFGGGSGGGAGGGAGGGFGGGSGGGFGGGAGGGGGAGGGGGIGGGSGGGGGLGGGHGVGGGAGGGGGLGGGHGVGGGIGKGGGIGGGIGKGGGAGGGFGKGGGIGGGIGKGGGAGGGFGKGGGHGIGGGIGGGGGFGKGGGHGVGGGFGKGGGTGGGGGFGKGGGHGIGGGIGKGGGIGGGGGFGKGGGHGVGGGFGKGGGIGKGGGIGGGAGGGFGKGGGIGKGGGIGGGAGGGAGGGAGGGFGKGGGVGGGIGKGGGIGGGGGFGKGGGIGGGIGKGGGFGGGIGGGGGSGGGIGGGFGKGGGIGGGVGGGSGGGGGFGGGFGGGAGGAAGGGGGFGSGGGGGIGGH, encoded by the coding sequence ATGGTGCGCAGTAGGAAATCACtagctttgttttctttgcttTGCATTCAGGTTCTTGCAGTGAGTGTTGTTGCGAGGAATGTAGTGAGTGTGAGGAACGATGAGGAGGAAAAGAACTTGGGCACTGGGTTTGGCAGCGGAGCTGGAGGTGGAGCAggtgggggtggtggtggtggttttggAGGCGGCTCTGGCGGTGGTGCTGGAGGTGGGGCAGGTGGTGGCTTTGGAGGCGGTAGTGGTGGTGGCTTTGGTGGTGGAgctggaggaggtggtggaGCCGGAGGAGGTGGTGGCATTGGTGGTGGGTCTGGCGGTGGTGGAGGATTAGGTGGTGGTCATGGGGTCGGAGGTGGagctggtggtggtggaggattAGGTGGTGGCCATGGCGTTGGTGGTGGGATTGGCAAAGGTGGAGGCATTGGCGGTGGAATAGGTAAAGGTGGTGGTGCCGGGGGAGGTTTTGGAAAGGGTGGCGGCATTGGTGGTGGAATAGGTAAAGGTGGTGGTGCCGGGGGAGGTTTTGGTAAGGGTGGAGGCCACGGTATTGGTGGCGGAATTGGAGGTGGTGGCGGCTTTGGCAAGGGTGGAGGTCATGGTGTTGGTGGTGGATTTGGTAAAGGTGGTGGAACTGGAGGTGGCGGCGGTTTTGGCAAGGGTGGAGGCCATGGTATTGGTGGTGGAATTGGAAAGGGTGGCGGAATTGGAGGTGGCGGTGGTTTTGGTAAGGGTGGAGGCCATGGTGTTGGTGGTGGATTTGGGAAAGGAGGAGGCATTGGAAAGGGTGGTGGAATTGGAGGAGGTGCTGGAGGTGGATTTGGaaaaggtggaggaataggGAAAGGTGGTGGCATTGGAGGCGGAGCTGGTGGTGGAGCTGGTGGCGGAGCTGGAGGAGGCTTTGGTAAGGGTGGTGGAGTAGGTGGTGGAATCGGCAAAGGCGGTGgaattggtggtggtggtggtttcggTAAAGGCGGTGGCATTGGAGGAGGTATCGGTAAAGGTGGAGGATTTGGTGGCGGCattggaggtggaggtggctcCGGTGGTGGAATAGGAGGCGGATTTGGCAAAGGTGGTGGTATTGGTGGAGGAGTAGGAGGAGGCTCTGGTGGAGGCGGCGGATTTGGTGGCGGATTCGGAGGAGGAGCCGGCGGAGCAGCTGGGGGAGGCGGGGGATTTGGcagtggaggtggtggtggaatTGGAGGCCACTGA
- the LOC133711804 gene encoding uncharacterized protein LOC133711804, whose amino-acid sequence MSYQVHNSRRIPPRGGAPRKRKERDDGFKQPSAPTVKPLSRSTTQPAVSSNRLLAGYMAYEFITRGTLLGQECTAEQARAMKPVEAGADDEPVKEREVGSGEGAAQDRYAEVATILKTDGAHIPEIVNPTQLARWIQM is encoded by the coding sequence ATGAGTTACCAGGTCCATAACAGCCGTAGGATTCCGCCACGTGGCGGCGCGCCGAGAAAGCGGAAGGAGAGAGACGATGGCTTTAAACAACCGTCGGCTCCAACTGTCAAGCCTCTGAGCCGGTCAACGACGCAGCCGGCTGTGTCGTCGAATCGGCTGCTGGCGGGCTACATGGCGTACGAGTTTATAACCAGAGGTACGCTGTTGGGTCAGGAGTGCACAGCCGAGCAGGCGAGGGCGATGAAGCCGGTCGAAGCCGGAGCCGATGATGAGCCGGTGAAGGAGAGAGAGGTGGGATCGGGTGAGGGTGCGGCGCAGGATAGGTACGCTGAGGTGGCGACCATTCTGAAGACGGATGGGGCCCACATTCCGGAGATTGTGAACCCGACGCAACTGGCTCGGTGGATTCAGATGTGA
- the LOC133709895 gene encoding peroxisomal membrane protein PMP22: protein MSEIVNEAWRKYRIQLQSYPLRTKAITAGVLIGVSDGIAQKISGIKKLQLRRLFLMMLYGFAYTGPFGHFLHKLMDIIFKGKKDNKTVAKKVLLEQLTSSPWNNLFFMLYYGLVVEGRPWSLVRTKVRKDYPSVQLTAWKFWPIVGWVNYQYMPLQFRVLFHSFIGSCWAIFLNLKARSVVIKQA from the exons ATGTCTGAGATAGTCAACGAGGCTTGGAGAAAATACCGTATACAACTTCAGTCCTACCCTCTCAGGACCAAG GCAATTACAGCAGGAGTTTTGATTGGGGTTAGTGATGGAATAGCCCAGAAGATCTCTGGGATCAAGAAGCTTCAACTCAGAAGATTGTTTCTTATGATG CTCTATGGGTTTGCGTATACAGGGCCATTTGGGCACTTCCTCCACAAATTGATGGATATAATATTCAAGGGAAAGAAGGACAACAAAACTGTTGCAAAGAAG GTTCTGCTGGAACAGTTAACTTCATCTCCTTGGAACAACCTGTTTTTCATGCTGTACTATGGCTTGGTGGTTGAAG GTAGACCATGGAGTTTAGTTAGGACAAAAGTTCGAAAGGACTACCCTTCCGTTCAGTTGACTGCATGGAAG TTTTGGCCTATTGTTGGTTGGGTGAACTACCAGTATATGCCTTTGCAGTTCCGGGTTTTATTTCACAGCTTCATTGGTTCATGCTG GGCAATCTTCCTTAATCTGAAGGCTAGATCAGTGGTGATAAAGCAGGCGTAG